The Victivallis sp. Marseille-Q1083 DNA window GGGACACAGCACCCGCTCCAATCCCTCCCACAACCCGGGAAAACGGTCGAAATCCCGCCGGAACGCCGGACCGGGCTCCCTGGCGTGAATCAACCGGATTTCAACCCCGCGCTGCAGCAGGCCGGCCAGAACTTCCAGAAAAGGCACCATTTTGCCGCGGCGCAAGCCGCTTTGTTCCACATACATATCCTTGAGGTCGGCGGTAGCGATCCACAGCCGCCCGGCGCACTGCGGCACCAGGTCGCGAATCACTTTTTCATAGATGGCACGGTTGCTGACAAATTCA harbors:
- a CDS encoding phospholipase D-like domain-containing protein produces the protein MIEFVSNRAIYEKVIRDLVPQCAGRLWIATADLKDMYVEQSGLRRGKMVPFLEVLAGLLQRGVEIRLIHAREPGPAFRRDFDRFPGLWEGLERVLCPRVHFKCVIVDGVKAYFGSANLTGAGMGAKASARRNFENGVLTDRPELILPLAEQFDEVWRGEFCASCGRREYCSDCPLAAD